Proteins from a genomic interval of Alphaproteobacteria bacterium:
- the recO gene encoding DNA repair protein RecO: MDWRDEGFILRTTKHGETSLLVSILTKDHGRHMGITRKSRSSKMSSGLQLGNRTSVEWKARLPEHLGTWKLETISSPFSALMDQPGPLTALTSALSLCDSVLPERESLPCLFQQMSEVVSALSSPTWLQAYIRFEVHLLKELGFSLDLEKCAVTKEVENLTYVSPKTGCAVTKETGEPYKDRLFPLPAFLGPAYNDSKEISDTEYVQGLQLTGYFLEKCVLSTKDLSLPSSRHRLMGYVR, encoded by the coding sequence ATGGACTGGCGCGATGAAGGCTTTATCCTTAGAACAACCAAACACGGAGAGACATCCCTACTTGTTAGCATTCTAACAAAAGACCATGGTCGCCACATGGGGATCACCCGGAAAAGTCGATCTTCCAAAATGTCCTCAGGTCTCCAGCTCGGGAATAGAACATCTGTTGAGTGGAAAGCCCGCCTTCCTGAACATCTAGGAACTTGGAAACTGGAAACCATTTCCAGTCCCTTCTCTGCCCTTATGGATCAGCCTGGTCCCTTAACAGCTTTAACTTCTGCCCTGTCTCTCTGTGACAGCGTCCTTCCAGAACGAGAATCCTTGCCATGCCTTTTTCAACAAATGTCTGAAGTCGTCTCCGCACTTTCTTCTCCCACTTGGCTCCAAGCCTATATCCGTTTCGAAGTTCATCTCTTGAAAGAGCTTGGCTTTTCACTCGATTTAGAAAAATGCGCTGTCACAAAAGAAGTGGAAAATCTTACATATGTTTCTCCCAAAACAGGGTGCGCTGTCACAAAAGAAACCGGAGAACCTTATAAGGATCGCCTCTTTCCCCTACCCGCCTTCTTGGGGCCCGCATACAATGACTCAAAAGAAATATCAGACACCGAATATGTCCAAGGATTGCAGCTGACAGGGTATTTCTTGGAAAAGTGTGTGCTTAGCACCAAGGATCTCTCGCTGCCGTCGTCTCGTCACCGATTAATGGGCTACGTTAGATAA